A genome region from Labilibaculum antarcticum includes the following:
- a CDS encoding metallophosphoesterase, with the protein MILLCLIFLSFFNAKAIEITHGPYLQKAGTNDLAILWHTNKKGFSYIEYGENKLDLISKASIHGQFDANNSFHKIILTDLKPDTKYQYRVLTVDILKMAPYRVIYGDTIKSEIFSFTTQNKVFETFSFCTVNDIHGRSDVLDSLLKVGVKTNPDFYFFNGDMINDFTDENQLFNGFLDVSVKRFASEKPFVYVRGNHETRGSESRNLGAFLHFDDGKYYRAFTHKGVNFIILDSGEDKEDSNKYYYGLADFDSYRSEQEKWLQAYVKTSEYVNAKYRIVLLHMPFISQEFYDGEYVTPSHGIQDSQKKWAPHLKDIDLLVAAHTHEYSFLKVGEDNNQFPILINDDESIVKVEITPKGLKFVVTGTKGNIIDQKFIPKK; encoded by the coding sequence ATGATATTGCTCTGTTTGATCTTTCTTTCCTTTTTTAATGCCAAAGCGATTGAAATTACGCATGGACCCTATTTACAAAAGGCAGGAACTAATGATCTGGCAATTTTATGGCATACTAATAAAAAAGGGTTTTCATATATCGAGTATGGTGAAAATAAATTGGATTTGATTTCGAAAGCATCTATCCATGGTCAGTTTGATGCAAATAATTCATTTCATAAAATTATTTTAACAGACTTAAAGCCAGACACGAAATATCAGTATAGGGTGCTTACGGTAGATATTTTAAAAATGGCTCCTTATCGGGTAATATATGGTGACACCATTAAAAGCGAAATTTTTTCTTTCACCACTCAAAATAAGGTTTTCGAGACGTTTTCCTTTTGTACCGTGAACGATATTCATGGACGTTCTGATGTATTGGATTCATTGCTTAAAGTTGGAGTGAAAACCAATCCTGATTTTTATTTCTTTAATGGAGACATGATTAACGATTTTACAGATGAAAACCAACTATTTAATGGCTTTTTGGATGTAAGTGTGAAGCGTTTCGCATCAGAAAAACCATTTGTTTATGTTCGTGGTAATCATGAAACAAGAGGGAGCGAATCTCGAAACCTGGGTGCTTTTTTGCATTTTGATGACGGTAAATACTATCGTGCATTTACTCATAAGGGAGTTAATTTTATCATACTTGATTCTGGCGAAGACAAGGAGGATTCAAATAAATATTATTATGGCTTAGCCGATTTTGACAGTTATAGATCAGAACAGGAGAAGTGGCTTCAAGCCTATGTGAAAACGTCAGAGTATGTAAATGCGAAATATCGAATTGTTCTTCTTCATATGCCTTTTATTAGTCAGGAATTTTATGATGGTGAATATGTTACGCCATCCCATGGAATTCAGGATTCTCAGAAGAAGTGGGCTCCACACTTGAAAGATATTGATTTATTGGTGGCTGCTCATACTCATGAGTATTCTTTTCTTAAAGTTGGAGAAGACAATAATCAGTTCCCAATTTTGATTAATGATGATGAAAGTATTGTAAAGGTAGAAATTACACCTAAGGGATTAAAATTTGTCGTAACGGGAACGAAGGGTAATATTATTGATCAGAAGTTTATTCCAAAAAAATAG
- a CDS encoding arylsulfatase, protein MKMNQSLLLLVTSLFLSTSCVSSHKSKLEQASPNIIYILADDMGYGDLGCYGQKIIETPNLDLMASEGVRFTNHYTGSTVCAPSRCALLTGKHTGHSVVRGNKEIQPEGQMAMPAGTRTVAHLLQEAGYSTGCVGKWGLGYPGSESDPLNMGFDYFFGYNCQMKAHHYFPEYLWENDQKIFYPENSKGQQKMYSHDETTRKAISFIKENKEKPFFLYLAYAIPHAELVIPEEYLAKYKGEFAETPFAGGHYGKQNYPRAAYAAMISHLDSDVGKLNSLLKKYGLDENTIVMFASDNGPHVEGGNDPLFFKSSGGLRGEKRSLYEGGIRTPFIVKWSGKIKSGVVSEHVSAFWDVFPTLCDIAGVKAPGDLDGISFYPELMGEKQKNHELLYWEFHGYTGDKQAIRKGKWKAVRNKIIEVNSQIELYDLELDPFEQNDVSEQFPEIINDMRSLFDKTHVQSEEFPFEYEL, encoded by the coding sequence ATGAAAATGAATCAAAGTTTACTATTGCTCGTAACTAGTCTTTTTTTGAGTACCTCATGTGTAAGTTCGCATAAAAGTAAACTCGAGCAAGCCAGTCCCAATATTATCTATATTCTTGCTGATGATATGGGCTATGGAGATTTGGGTTGTTATGGACAAAAGATCATCGAAACACCCAATCTGGATTTAATGGCCAGTGAAGGTGTTCGATTCACAAATCATTACACAGGTAGTACGGTTTGCGCGCCTTCACGTTGTGCATTACTTACAGGTAAACATACAGGTCACTCTGTTGTGCGGGGAAACAAGGAGATACAGCCAGAAGGGCAGATGGCTATGCCTGCTGGCACAAGAACGGTAGCTCATCTTCTTCAGGAAGCAGGCTATAGTACCGGATGTGTGGGAAAATGGGGTTTAGGCTATCCCGGATCGGAAAGTGATCCTCTAAATATGGGATTTGACTATTTCTTTGGATACAATTGTCAAATGAAAGCCCATCATTATTTCCCTGAATATTTGTGGGAAAATGATCAAAAAATATTCTATCCCGAAAATAGCAAAGGGCAGCAGAAAATGTACAGTCATGATGAGACAACAAGAAAAGCAATTTCTTTCATCAAAGAGAATAAGGAGAAACCATTTTTCTTGTATCTGGCTTATGCAATACCTCATGCCGAATTGGTTATTCCTGAAGAGTATCTGGCTAAATACAAAGGCGAATTTGCCGAAACTCCTTTTGCAGGCGGTCATTATGGGAAACAGAATTATCCAAGGGCGGCTTATGCTGCAATGATTTCACATTTGGATTCTGATGTCGGAAAATTAAATTCATTATTAAAGAAATATGGTTTAGACGAGAATACAATCGTGATGTTTGCTTCGGATAACGGACCTCATGTTGAAGGAGGAAATGATCCACTCTTTTTTAAGAGTTCCGGTGGTTTACGTGGGGAAAAGAGATCCTTATACGAAGGTGGAATTCGAACTCCTTTTATCGTGAAGTGGTCTGGGAAAATAAAATCAGGAGTGGTTTCGGAGCATGTTTCTGCTTTTTGGGACGTGTTTCCAACACTATGCGATATTGCAGGAGTAAAAGCACCTGGCGATTTGGATGGTATTTCATTTTATCCTGAATTAATGGGCGAAAAACAGAAAAATCATGAATTGCTTTACTGGGAGTTTCATGGTTATACTGGCGATAAGCAAGCTATCCGAAAAGGAAAATGGAAAGCTGTTCGGAATAAGATTATTGAGGTAAATTCGCAAATTGAACTTTACGACTTAGAGTTAGATCCTTTTGAACAAAACGATGTATCAGAGCAATTCCCTGAAATTATTAATGACATGAGAAGCTTGTTCGATAAAACCCATGTTCAATCAGAGGAATTCCCATTTGAATATGAATTGTAA